The Hippea jasoniae genome includes the window AACCTATAGAGAGAAGGTAGTCTAAAACACTCAAAATAAAAGCCACTATAACCGTGAATAACACCACGGATATAGTGGCAGTTGATACCTCTTTTTTACCCGGCCAAACTACCTTCTTAAACTCTATCTTAACCTCTTCTAAAAAACCAAGAACCTTTTTAATCATAACAAAAAATGGCAGGCCAGGGAGGACTCGAACCCCCAACCAACGGTTTTGGAGACCGCCGCTCTACCAATTGGAGCTACTGGCCTATTTCACCTCTCTATGTATTGTATGTTTTCTGCAAAATGGACAGTATTTCCTTAGCTCAAGCTTTTCTTTATTCTTTTTCTTATCACGAGTGCTGGTATAATTCTTCCTTTTGCACTCAGAGCAGGCAAGTGTTACCATTTCGCGCATTTCAAACTCCTTACTCCAATATCTCCGTTATTACACCAGCACCTACTGTTCTACCGCCTTCCCTGATAGCAAAGCGTGTCTCTTTCTCTAAAGCAACAGGTGCAATGAGTTCAACGGTTAGCTCAACATTGTC containing:
- the secE gene encoding preprotein translocase subunit SecE, producing MIKKVLGFLEEVKIEFKKVVWPGKKEVSTATISVVLFTVIVAFILSVLDYLLSIGLQSLFK
- the rpmG gene encoding 50S ribosomal protein L33 — encoded protein: MREMVTLACSECKRKNYTSTRDKKKNKEKLELRKYCPFCRKHTIHREVK